The DNA sequence GCGCGCCGCTGAATTCCATCTTGCTCCGCGTCACGCCCACACGATACGCGGGCGATGACCCCTCGACGCCGCCGTACCGATGGAGCGGCCACACGTCGACGCACGACTTCGCGTTCGGGGTGCTCCCCGGACTGGACCACGGGTCGATCGTCTCGTCGTTCGATGCGACGGGCAAGCAGACGTCACTGGTCAGCGGACTCGTGCTCAAGGCCTTGCAGACCAAGTCCGCGCGGGAGTTCGCGGCGCTCAAGGCCGAGGTCGCCCAGGTCACGGCGGACACGTATCGCGCGACGGGGTACCCGCAGTACCAGCAGTTCCTCGTGCGCGTGCGGGACGATCACGACGTGCCGGTGCGCGACTTCACGCTTGCCTTCGGCCTCGCGAAGGTCTCGCGGCTGCAGGGAGCCGGCTGGCGCAGCGGGTCGGGGGAGACGGCGAAGGAGCGCACGTACGGCGCGCGCGTACAGGAGGAGATGGTACGCGAAGCGCACGCCAACCGCAGCGATGCGGCGTATCGACGCTTCCTCGTCAATCCTGCCGCGGTGCAGCGGCTGATCGCCGACGCGTCGACGGACATCGGCGAGGATGTGGCGCTGACCATGCGGGTCTACGTGCCGCCGGTGGATGGAGGCATCCGCTACGCGAACGAGCAGTTGCAGGCGGTGGCGCTGGCGTACTCCAATCCGAAGGCCACGGCCGGGGCGCCGACGCTGTTGTATCCGAACACGACGACCCTGGTCGATATCGGGGTGGACCGGAAGACCGACTACGTGTGGATCGAGCGGACGGTGCGGACGCGCTGACGTCCTACTCGGCGCGCAGCGTCAAGCCGGGGTCGACCTCCGCCGCGCGGCGAGATGGAATCCAAGTCGCCAGCGCCGCGACGGTCAGCAGCAGTGCCGCGACCACAGCGCCGACCGCCAGCGGCAGCGTCGCCGACATGCGCATCTCGCCCTGCGCGATCAGCACCTGCAGCGCGGCCAGCGTGATGGGAAGCCCGATCGCCAACGCGATCATCGCCGACTTCATGCCAGACGCGAGGAACATGCGCGCGACCTGCAGGGGCTCGGCGCCTACCGCGATCCGCACCCCGATCTCGCGGGTGCGCTGCCGCACCGACAGCGCGATCACGCCGTAGAGCCCGAGTGATGCGAGCAGCAGCGCAAGCACGGCGCCGAGGGCTGCTCCGAGCGAGAGCCGCTGCGTGAACTGGCGCTCGTCTGCATCGCGCTGCTCAAGGGTCCGGATGGCAGAGATCGGCAACTGCGGCGCTTCAGCCATCACGAAGCGCTGAAGCGCCGGGAGGTACGCCTCCGCCGGCCCGCGCGTGCGGACCAGCACTTGGTTCGTGGACCACGCCATGCCGTGCGCCGTGTAGATCCGGAACGGTCCTTTCCCCGCCACCTGGCTGCCCGCCGGCGGCATGTCCGGCACGGTCACGCGGGAATCGTACACCCCGACGACGGTCATCAAGAGCTGCTCTTCACTCGCGCCGCTGGCCGGTGGCAGCGCAGTGCGCTGCCCGATCGGATTGGCGTCGCCGTACAGCGCCTGTGCGAGATCGACGCCGATC is a window from the Pseudogemmatithrix spongiicola genome containing:
- a CDS encoding esterase/lipase family protein, with the protein product MTTTILVHGWSDTGRSFKAMKAFLSKRGIADVEDIYFGEYESREDALTFDDIVDGFHERMMERGFIGADGRAKQSVNVVVHSTGGLVLRHWIWRYYLRDARIGDCPVKRLVMLAPANFGSPLAHRGKSFFGALAKGRKELGNFLETGRTLLDGLELASPYQWRLAERDTLGQGSHFTPTGIQLTILTGVEPYGDLRRMVSKPGTDGTIVIAGAPLNSILLRVTPTRYAGDDPSTPPYRWSGHTSTHDFAFGVLPGLDHGSIVSSFDATGKQTSLVSGLVLKALQTKSAREFAALKAEVAQVTADTYRATGYPQYQQFLVRVRDDHDVPVRDFTLAFGLAKVSRLQGAGWRSGSGETAKERTYGARVQEEMVREAHANRSDAAYRRFLVNPAAVQRLIADASTDIGEDVALTMRVYVPPVDGGIRYANEQLQAVALAYSNPKATAGAPTLLYPNTTTLVDIGVDRKTDYVWIERTVRTR